The genomic region TGAACAATTCCAAGAATAATTGATTGTATTACTTTCATTTAAATTAACTCCGAAATTTGTTTTCTAAATTCTTCTAATATTTTCTTATTATAAAGAGAAGATATAAAATCATCACATTTTTTTAATAAATATTCAATATCTTCTTTTGATTTTATTGAATCAACAGCCTCCTCAAGTTTTTTCACTCTTTCTTTTAAAACCTTTCTTAAAGTTTCTTTAATTAATTCTTTTAATTTTTCTATATCATATTTTAAAATATTTAAATTTATCTCTTTAAAATCTTTATCTTTATCAATTGAGAAAAGTGATATTGAAGTATTTTTCCCTACGAGAAGTTTTGCAAATGAGATCAAAGATGGTGATTCACTTTCTATTGAAATAGGAGATGCTAGAGTTACTTCTCCATCTTTTATGTCAAGGATTTTTCCATCATATAGAAGCAAAAATTCACTTTTTTCATTTTTTATTACAAGAAGACCTGTTATATCTTTTCCGCCAATAGAATCTAAAAATTGTGAAAAATCAACAATTTTTGTGTCAAGATCTTTATATAAAGTCTCTCCAGTGTGCATTGATAAAATTGAGATTAATCCTTTTGAATCTATTTGATAAAGAGAAATTGAACCTTCTTTTTCATTTAAAAATAACTTTTCTCCTTCATCACCAAAAGTTTTTTTGGAATCATCATAGAAAACTTTAAAAATTGGTTTACCATTTAAAAAGTAAATAATATAAGATTTATTATCTTTTTCCCACAATAAAACACCGCTTTTTTCATTAAAAACATTTTTTAGAAAATTAAGATTCAAAAATTTCTCTCTTTCATCCTCTTTTATTTCTTGAATCTTTAAACCAATTCTTTTTATAAGTAAACTTTCCATTTGAACTTACTCCTCCTTTATTGTTTTACCATAATTTAAAGAGAAAATTAAAAGATCCACACCATTTATAACTCCATTTGAATCAAAATCAAAAATTTCGTTGTATAACACAGAATCTTTACTATCTCCAAAATGTCTGGAAAATATAAAGAAATCAAATAAATTTATAAAATTATCTTTTTTATAGTCAAATTTTTCTAAATTAAGTATAAAAACATTTTCATCTGATGGTTCAATGAAGAATTTTTCTTTATCCATCTTATTAAAAACTATCTCTTCATTTTCTTTAACTTCAAAAATAGCAATGTTTCTAAAAGGGTCAAAATATTTTGACCTTTCTGCCCTAAGATTTGGTGAGAATCTAAGAAAAACTTTTCCTTCACCACTTAAACATTTTAAAATAATCTTATCTTCATTTTCTATTTTATATAAATAGATAATCTCATCTTCTTTAATTTTCTTTAATATCACTTCAAAATTTGTATTTTCAATTTTAAAAATACCACTATTATTTTCAACAATAAAACCACCATCAACATAATTCAAATTTCCAAAATCTATCTTCTCCTTGAAATAATTTCCTTTATTTATGAATGTTTTAATAAAAATTAAATCTTTCTCAAAAGAGTATTTTGTATATCTCTCACTACTTAAAGAAAATGAATTATCTTCAAGAGAAAGAATAAGTGTTGGATCACCAAAAAGGTTAAATGTGAAAGAGTTCATCTGTGCTGCATCAATAGGATCTTCTTTATCTTTATCAAAATAATTTTCTCTNNNNNNNNNNTACTCTCCCAAAAAGCATCACCAACTCGTATCTTTTTATCTATAAAATTTTTTACAAATAGATAATTTATTGTTAAAAGACCACCATCATTTATGTCTCTCCAATATGTTGGTCCCCAAGAAATTCTTGTAGCGCCAATATAAACTGATCCACCCTTTAAAAGATATTCATTCGCTAAATTTATTTCACTTTCTGGATATGCAGTTAGACAAGATGAGGCAAAAAATACCCCACCTAAAAAATCATCTGGAATATCTGAAATATTTAAAATTGAGTAAAATTTTGTTTCTTCTTTTGAGAAGAGATAATTTTTATCACTATCTTCCCAAAGATATCCTGCAACTCCATATGGGCTTCCATGTGCATTTAAATTAATGAATCCAAAGATTTTTGATTTTAGTAGTTCAGAAATTTTTCTGTCTTTAAGAGAATAATCTGAAGGATAAAATGATGGAAGAGATCCATCTTTCTCATAAATTCTAATTGGAGTAAATCCATTTTTTATAAGAAAATCTTGAATAATCATCTCCATAAATTCAGAACCATCTTCATTTTCAAGAATTCTGTCATACCAAGTTTCACCTTTAAAAGAAAGATATGCACCAATTAAAAGAGCATAATTTTTTTGATTAAATTTTAACCTTTCAAATTGAACAAGTTTAGAAAAATAGTTATCAAGGGTCTTTATATTGTCAAATGGAACTCTTCCTACATATATATGTGTATCCAATTTTATATCATCATCAGGATATTCTCCAAAAATTCCATCTTTATCTTTATCAAAATCTTCAAATGGATCGACAAAATAAATATCAGATGGTGTCGCTTCAAAATCTGAATCAAATTGATCATGGATGCCACTTCCTCTTGGATATAACCTTTTCATTGGAAAAGATTTATCAGAGCCAATTATTAAAAGATACTTTATATTTAATTTTTCTTTATTTTCTCTCAAATAACCTCTTAAACCTTCAACTTTATCACTCTCTTTTATTGAATTTATGTTTAGACGAATTACATTGAAACCTTCACTTTCTTTTAACTCTTTATACTTTGTAAAAGATTCTGGAAGAGGAGATGCTTCAAAAACAAGAATTGTTTCTTTTGATATTTCAAAAGAGATCCCTTTTGGAGACCAAGGAAGAAAAATAAAAAGAATAACAAAAAAAATTAAATATTTTTTAGAGTTTAAAAAATAACTTTTTTTCATAAACTAAATAAATTATATGAAATTTTACTTTATTTTTCTATTAATTAAGGGACCTTTGGACAGACATTTGAAATTGTAATTACCATTACAATGCTTTTTTCTCTTAATTTTTTATAAGCATCATTTAAAAATTTAAAAAGTTCATCTTCTTCCATCCAAATAATTGTTGCAAATGAATTAACCTCATATTGAATTCCTCTTGAATTTAACTCTTCCCAAAAAATGTTTAATGTTTCAGTAATTGTCTTCTCTTTAAGTGGATAAATGCTTATTTGCGCACCAATCAAATTATACCTCCTATATTTTTTTCTTTATTAATATAATTGAAATTGCACCAAATGATGGAAAAATTTTTGAAAAAATATTCTCCCAAAAAGATGGGAAAAGTGGATTCCATGGAGGAATAAAAGTTTTAGATTCACATCTTAAAATTTTCCAACCTTCTTTAAAAAATTTTTTAAGAGAAGATGGAGAATAAAATCTTGCCTTGTTAAATAAGTTATTTTTATCAAATAAGCCCTCAATTCTTCTTTTTAAAGCCCAAAGAGAGAGTGAATTTAAAGTTATAAGCAAAAATTTTCCATCTTTCTTTAAAATTCTCTTTACTTCATTAAAAAGAGGTTTTGGATCTAACAAAAACTCAATTGATGTCATTGAAAAAACAAAATCAAATGATTCTTTTTCAAAAGGGAGAGGGTAATTGAAGTCATGTTTTATAACTTCAAATCCCCTCTTTTTTGCAATTTTAAGCATCTCTTCTGAAATATCAATTCCAATAACTTTGTATCCTTTTTCTCTTAAAATTTGAGTAAAAAGTCCTGTTCCTATTCCGAGATCAAGTGCAACTTTTCCATTACCCTCTTCAATTAAATTTTCAATTGCTCTTTTTTCACTCTCAAAAATTTTTTTACCAAGTGGTGTCTCAAACCACTTGTCATATAAATTTGCTATATCATCAAAAATTGGTTTTCCATTCATACTCTTTCAACTAAAATTGCTATTCCTTGTCCTCCACCAATACAAAGAGAAGCAATTCCATATTTTCCACCTCTTCTTCTCAATTCATGAAGAAGTTTTACCACAAGAATTGCTCCTGTTGCACCAATTGGGTGTCCTAAAGCTATTGCACCTCCATTTACATTTAATTTTTCGTCAGGAATTTCTAACTCCTTTTTAACTGCTAAAGCAATTGCTGCAAATGCCTCATTTATCTCAAATAAATCAATATCATCTATTTTTAAATTTGCTCTTTCGAGTGCTTTTTTAATTGCATAAACTGGTGCAATTCCAAACATATTTGGATCAACTGCACTTACTCCATAAGAAACTACTCTTCCAAAAGTATCAAAATTGTATTCTTTCACCTTTTCATAATTTGAAAGAATCATACATGCAGCACCAGAATTTAATCCTGGTGCATTTCCTGCTGTAATTGTCCCATCTTTTTTAAAAGCAGGCTTGAGTTTTGAAAGTTTTTCTATTGTTGTATCCTTTCTTACAGATTCATCAAAATCAAAAAGAGTCCCATCTTTTAAAGTAATTCCAACAATTTGATCTTTAAAAAATCCACTCTCTTGTGCTTTTGCTGCCTTCATATGACTCTCATAAGAAAACTTATCTTGCTCTTCTCTTGTTATTCCATATTTTGGAATAAGAAACTCTTCAGTTATTAAACCAGAGTGCTTGTCAGAAAAAGCATCATTCAATCCATCTCTTAACATTGAATCATAAAGAACTCCATCTCCCATTCTATAACCCCATCTTCCATTCATAATAAGATATGGACAGAGATCCATATTTTCCATTCCTCCTGCAATTACAATTTTTGAGTAGTTAACTTCAATTTCCATTACACCAGAAATTATTGCTTGAAGACCTGATCCACAAACTCTATTAACAGTGAATGCTGGAACAGTTTCATCAACTCCACCAAAAATTGCTGCTTGTCTTGCTGGATTCATTTTTTCTCCTGCTTGAACAACATTCCCTAAAATCACATCATCAATATCTTTTGGATTTAAGTTACTTCTCCTCAATATCTCTTTAATAACAAAACCTGCAAGACGAGGAGCCTCAAAATCTTTCAAACTTCCCCCATATTTTCCAATTGGAGTTCTTAAAGGAAAACTGATAAAAACTTCATTCATTTTAAAGTCTTACCTCCTTTATATTAAATTTAATTTTTTTGCTTCAAACATAAGTTTATCCCTAAAATCTGGATGTGCAATATTAATCAAAGAGAGCGCTCTTTCTCTTATACTTTTACCTTTTAATTTAGCAACTCCATATTCAGTTACTATATAATCTGTGTCTTGTCTTGGCACAGTTATATAGCTTCCCTCAGGAAGAACTGGAACTATCGTTGAGACTTCTCCTCCTTTTGCAGTTGATCTTAAAGCAATTATTCCTTTTCCTCCTTTTGACATTTGCGCTCCTCTATGCATATCAAGTTGACCACCAGTGCCAGTATATTGCTTCCATCCAAAAGATTCTGAACAAACTTGACCTGTTAAATCAACCATTAATGATGTGTTTATACTAACCATTTTATTGTTTTGCCTTACTACATAGGGATCATTTACTACTGAACCTCTATGAAGTTCAACAGATAAATTGTTATTTATGAAATCATAAAGTTTTTTTGTACCAAGAGCAAATGCACCAATTGTTTTTCCTTTCCAAAGAGTTTTCTCTCTATTTGTTACAACTCCACTTTCAATTAAATCAACCATTCCATCAGTTATCATTTCAGTGTGAATTCCTAAATTTTTCTTATTCATCAAAAATTTTGTTATTGCATTTGGAATTCCACCAATACCAAGTTGAATTGTTGAACCATCTTCTATTAAATCACTTATGTATTCACCAATTTTTCTTTCAATATCTGTTGGCTCAACGAATGGAAATTCTGGAAGAGTTGTTGTATAGTGAGTAACATAATCAATTTCATCTATAAAAACCGATGTATCTCCAAAGGTCTTTGGTAAATTTTCATTTATTTCTAAAACTTTAATTCTTGCATTTTCAATCATCTCTTTTTCATAAATGAGTGAAAGAGATAATGAGAAGAACCCTTTTTCATCCATTGGAGTTGCAGTTCCAATAAAATAGTCAATTTTTTCATTCGCAATTTTTTCTATTGCTGCTCTATGAAGATTATTTGGGATATATGTTGCTCTTCCTTCATTGTAAACTTTCCTTTCAAAATCAGAAAGATACCAACTCTCAAGAATAAATGGAGCATTCTCTTTTCCTGTATATTTTAAAAATTCATAATCCTTTAAAAGAAGACAGGAGATAATCTTTACATTTTTTACTCTATCTTTTATCTTATGAAGAGAACTTAAAAATCCAAATGGTTGTGATCCTCCAAGAGCAACAACAATTGTTTCATTATCTTTAATTTTATTTAAAAGTTCATCAATTGAAATT from Caldisericia bacterium harbors:
- a CDS encoding C25 family cysteine peptidase; amino-acid sequence: MKKSYFLNSKKYLIFFVILFIFLPWSPKGISFEISKETILVFEASPLPESFTKYKELKESEGFNVIRLNINSIKESDKVEGLRGYLRENKEKLNIKYLLIIGSDKSFPMKRLYPRGSGIHDQFDSDFEATPSDIYFVDPFEDFDKDKDGIFGEYPDDDIKLDTHIYVGRVPFDNIKTLDNYFSKLVQFERLKFNQKNYALLIGAYLSFKGETWYDRILENEDGSEFMEMIIQDFLIKNGFTPIRIYEKDGSLPSFYPSDYSLKDRKISELLKSKIFGFINLNAHGSPYGVAGYLWEDSDKNYLFSKEETKFYSILNISDIPDDFLGGVFFASSCLTAYPESEINLANEYLLKGGSVYIGATRISWGPTYWRDINDGGLLTINYLFVKNFIDKKIRVGDAFWES
- a CDS encoding YkoF family thiamine/hydroxymethylpyrimidine-binding protein, with amino-acid sequence MIGAQISIYPLKEKTITETLNIFWEELNSRGIQYEVNSFATIIWMEEDELFKFLNDAYKKLREKSIVMVITISNVCPKVP
- a CDS encoding methyltransferase domain-containing protein codes for the protein MNGKPIFDDIANLYDKWFETPLGKKIFESEKRAIENLIEEGNGKVALDLGIGTGLFTQILREKGYKVIGIDISEEMLKIAKKRGFEVIKHDFNYPLPFEKESFDFVFSMTSIEFLLDPKPLFNEVKRILKKDGKFLLITLNSLSLWALKRRIEGLFDKNNLFNKARFYSPSSLKKFFKEGWKILRCESKTFIPPWNPLFPSFWENIFSKIFPSFGAISIILIKKKI
- a CDS encoding acetyl-CoA C-acetyltransferase — protein: MNEVFISFPLRTPIGKYGGSLKDFEAPRLAGFVIKEILRRSNLNPKDIDDVILGNVVQAGEKMNPARQAAIFGGVDETVPAFTVNRVCGSGLQAIISGVMEIEVNYSKIVIAGGMENMDLCPYLIMNGRWGYRMGDGVLYDSMLRDGLNDAFSDKHSGLITEEFLIPKYGITREEQDKFSYESHMKAAKAQESGFFKDQIVGITLKDGTLFDFDESVRKDTTIEKLSKLKPAFKKDGTITAGNAPGLNSGAACMILSNYEKVKEYNFDTFGRVVSYGVSAVDPNMFGIAPVYAIKKALERANLKIDDIDLFEINEAFAAIALAVKKELEIPDEKLNVNGGAIALGHPIGATGAILVVKLLHELRRRGGKYGIASLCIGGGQGIAILVERV
- a CDS encoding acetyl-CoA hydrolase/transferase C-terminal domain-containing protein; translation: MNKIDDYKRKLISIDELLNKIKDNETIVVALGGSQPFGFLSSLHKIKDRVKNVKIISCLLLKDYEFLKYTGKENAPFILESWYLSDFERKVYNEGRATYIPNNLHRAAIEKIANEKIDYFIGTATPMDEKGFFSLSLSLIYEKEMIENARIKVLEINENLPKTFGDTSVFIDEIDYVTHYTTTLPEFPFVEPTDIERKIGEYISDLIEDGSTIQLGIGGIPNAITKFLMNKKNLGIHTEMITDGMVDLIESGVVTNREKTLWKGKTIGAFALGTKKLYDFINNNLSVELHRGSVVNDPYVVRQNNKMVSINTSLMVDLTGQVCSESFGWKQYTGTGGQLDMHRGAQMSKGGKGIIALRSTAKGGEVSTIVPVLPEGSYITVPRQDTDYIVTEYGVAKLKGKSIRERALSLINIAHPDFRDKLMFEAKKLNLI